CGCCGCTGTCTGGCAAGGGCTATGGGCTGGGACTGGCGATTACTCGCAAAGTGGTGCTGGCGCACGGTGGGCATATTGAAGCGGACAACGGTGAACAGCGTGGATTAGTGATTCGCCTGTGCGTACCGCGCTGGAAAGCCTGAAACGAAAACGGCACCATCCGGGTGCCGTTTCGTGCAAACGTAGTAGACCATCCGTAGAAGGGCGGTTTACTTTTTGATACGGATAACCGGCGTTTCGCCGACAACGACCGTACCACTCAGTTTGGTCAATTCCTTGATTTCATCCATGTTGGAAATAACCACTGGGGTCAGAGTAGACTTCGCTTTTTCTTCCAGCAGCGCCAGGTCAAACTCGATAACGAGATCGCCTTTCTTCACGCGCTGGCCTTCTTCGGCGATGCGTTTGAAGCCTTCGCCTTTCAATTCAACGGTATCAATACCAAAGTGCACAAACAGCTCAATGCCGCTGTCAGACTCGATGGAAAACGCATGGTTGGTTTCAAAAATCTTACCGATGGTGCCGTCTACCGGTGCGACAATCTTGTTGCCAGTTGGTTTGATGGCAATACCGTCACCGACGATTTTCTCTGCGAATACGACATCAGGAACATCTTCAATATTGACGATTTCACCCGACAGTGGGGCAATGATTTCGATGCTGCCAGTGTCTTTTTTGTCGTCAGAAACCAGAGATTTCAATTTATCGAACAAACCCATGATTCTCTCCTAAGCATTAATATTGGGCCAGCATATACCCTAATCTTTCAAGTCGTTGTGGCATTGGCTTTTTTCGCTACCCCGACCGCGACGGTATCGCCTGTCGGGGGGCTGATTGCCACCTTGAAACCTATTAGGTGAAGCAGAATCAGCAGAGCGTTTTTTCTTTAATAAAGCGGCTCACCAGATTGCTTAACTCTTGTGCTGTCGGTTGAGCTAATGCCTGCTCCGCCAGCGCCTTCGCATCTTCGTAATTCGCATTACGGATGATTTTCTTGATGCTCGGGATAGAGATCGCACTCATGCTGAATTCGTCCAGACCCATTCCCAATAACAGTAGTGTAGCACGTTCGTCACCGGCGAGCTCACCACACATCCCTGTCCACTTGCCTTCGGCATGAGACGCATCGATAACCTGCTTAATCAGGGTAAGGACGGCGGGGGACATCGGATTATAGAGATGAGAAATCAGCTCATTACCGCGATCAACAGCCAGAGTATACTGGGTTAAGTCATTTGTCCCAATACTAAAGAAGTCGACTTCTTTGGCTAAATGTGGCGCGATTGCGGCAGCGGCAGGGGTTTCAACCATCACGCCGACTTCAATGCTTTCGTCGAAGGCTTTACCTTCTTCTCTCAGCTGCGCTTTCAGCATCGCCAGTTCGGCTTTCAGCTCACGCACTTCTTCCACGGAGATAATCATCGGGAACATGATACGCAGCTTGCCAAAGCTGGATGCGCGCAGAATGGCACGCAGTTGGGCGTGCAGGATTTCTTTACGATCCAGACAGATACGGATAGCACGCCAGCCAAGGAACGGGTTCTCTTCCTTCGGCAGGTTCATGTAAGGCAGGTCTTTGTCACCGCCGATATCCATGGTACGGACGATAACTGCCTGAGCGCCAACGGCTTCGGCCACCGCCTTATACGCCTGGAACTGCTCTTCTTCTGTCGGCAGAGAATCACGATCCATGAACAGGAATTCGGTACGATACAGGCCGACACCTTCTGCGCCGTTACGCTCAGCCCCGGCGACATCACGCACGGTACCGATGTTGGCACAGACTTCAACCTGATGACCATCCAGCGTGATGGCTGGCAGATCTTTCAGCTTGGCCAGCTCATATTTTTCAGCGCTGTACTGCTGCTGAATGGCTTTTAATTCTTCAATTTTTTCTGCGGTCGGATTCTGATAGATCTGGTTGTTTACCGCATCCAGAATCAGATAGTCGCCGTTTTTGACCTGTTGGGTCACATTGGTCGTGCCGACGATAGCAGGCAGCTCCAGCGAACGGGCCATAATGGAGGTGTGGGACGTGCGGCCACCGAGATCGGTAATGAAGCCCAGCACTTTGTCCAGATTCAACTGCGCGGTTTCTGACGGCGTCAGATCCGTAGCAACCAGAATGACTTCATCCTGAATATCGCCCAGATCGACGATGGTCATATTGAGAATGTTGCGTAGCAAACGCTTCCCGATATCACGCATGTCTGCGGCGCGTTCTTTCAGATATTCATCATCAAGTTCTTCCAGTGCTTTGGCCTGGTTTTCGATAACGGAAAACGCAGCGGCGTCGGCGGAAGCCTGTTCATCTTTAATCAGGGCTATGATTTCCTGCTCGAACTCTTCATCTTCCAGCAACATGATGTGGCCTTCGAAGATGGCTTCTTTCTCTGCGCCCAGCGTCTCGCCCGCTTTCTTCTTGATAGCTTCCAACTGTGCGGATGCTTTGGAACGGCCAGTCAGAAAACGTTCAATTTCCTGCTCCACCTGATCCGCAGAGATTTTTTTCCGGTTGATGATAATTTCATCTTCTTTCAGTAACAGTGCCTTACCAAAAGCAATCCCCGGTGATACTAATATGCCTGAAATCATAACCCTACCTTACTCGATTCTGATGTTCACTAAAAAGACCCGTTGCTTACTCGAGCTCGGCCATCAGCTTAACCAGATGTTCAACCGCTTTTTGTTCGTCTTCGCCTTCCGCAGCGATAGTAACCACAGTTCCTTGGGTTAAGCCGAGTGTTTGTAATTTGAACAGGCTTTTGGCGCTAGCGCTCTTGCCGTTGGATGTCACGGTGATTTCAGAAGCGAAGCCTTTGGCTTCTTTAACGAACTGAGCAGCGGGACGAGTGTGCAGGCCATTTGGTGCGGTGATAGTCACTTCTTGCTGGAACATGCTTTTTTCCCCAACTTATGGATTAGATTAATGTTGTGGAACTAAAGTTTAGCTGATTCACTGAACTTTAGCCTGTTTGGTTAGCGCCTGATTTATGTTACAGGGGCGAGCCACGATGCGACAAGAAAACCGTCAAACGTATTTCCTGGATAAAATACCATCAAACACCACAGCTTCCGCTACCCATTATCTTAACCCCGGTCGCAAAACGGCGATGTGGCTATCGTGCGCAAGACAAAACCGTTTTACGCAAGACAAAAACCGATTTACGTAAGACAAAAATAATGTGGTAGGGCGTGGCGTTTGTCTGACATTAATTTCACGCATCAAAATAATTGTTCGGTTAAATACTAAACCTGATGTAGAAAAGCAATCTGTATGTAGTGGAAAGTTTGAAGTGTGCCACAAAAAAGCACCTAAATAGGTGCTTTTTTAACACATTGGTCACTTATTGTTCGAGTGCGACCGGAGGATTACTGTTGCAATTCCTGCTCGGTGAACAGGTCGGCAAAGAGTGCCGTACTCAGATAACGTTCGCCGGAAGACGGCAGGATGACAACGATAGTTTTGCCGTCAAACTCTTTCTCTTTGAGCAGATTCAGCGCGGCGGCAACGGCGGCACCGGAAGAAATCCCGGCGAGAATGCCTTCTTCTTCCATCAAACGGCGTGCAGTGCTGATCGCTTCTTCATTGGTGATTTTTTCTACGCGGTCAATCAGTTTCAGATCCAGGTTACCCGGAATGAAGCCCGCGCCAATGCCTTGAATCTTGTGTGGGCCTGGTTTCAGCTCTTCGCCTGCCAGTGCCTGAGTGATAACTGGTGAATCGGTGGGTTCAACCGCCACGCTAATGATGGCTTTGCCTTTGGTGTTCTTGATATAGCGGCTGACACCGGTCAGCGTACCGCCTGTACCGACGCCGGAGATAAAGACATCAACCTGACCATCCGTGTCTTCCCAGATTTCAGGACCAGTCGTTTTTTCGTGAATTTCCGGGTTAGCGGGGTTGCTGAACTGCTGTAGCAGCAGATAACGGCTTGGATCGCTGGCGACAATCTCTTCTGCTTTGGCAATCGCGCCTTTCATACCTTTCGCGCCTTCGGTCAGCACCAGATTGGCACCCAGCGCTTTCAGCAGTTTACGACGCTCGATGCTCATGGTTTCTGGCATGGTGAGCGTGAGTTTGTAACCACGAGCCGCTGCGACGTAGGCCAGAGCAATCCCTGTGTTTCCGCTGGTCGGTTCAACCAGTTCAATGCCTGGTTTGAGAACGCCGCGTTTTTCTGCGTCCCAAATCAGGTTGGCGCCGATACGGCATTTTACGCTGAAGCTGGGGTTGCGGGATTCCACTTTAGCCAGAATGCGTCCGTTGCCGATACGGTTCAGGCGAACCAGCGGCGTATGGCCGATTGTGAAAGAATTGTCTTCGTAGATCTTGCTCATAGCCTGTCCTTATAACTGTATGAAATTTTTGCGAACGTAGAGAGAATACCCGTTCACACCTTTCAGTGAAGTAAAGAATTGCTATATCGTTATGTTCTTAAGAAATATCTTTTCATTACAATAGAAAGCACTGGCTCCGATCAGCCAGTGCACTCGCGCTTTTAGGGCGCTTTTTTCGGCAGTGTCGCTGACAGATCCCGATAGCGATCCACCCACAGCTGCGTTGCGCCACATACCGCGACGGGCATGATGACCAGATTCAAAAAAGGCACCAGCGTAAACAGGCTGACCAGGGCGCCAAACTGCATATTGGCGACCTTGTGACGGCGTAATGCCTGCCGCATGGTGGAAAAGCCCACTTTGTGGTTATCAAAGGGATAATCGCAGTACTGAATCGCCAGCATCCACGCGCTGAACAGGAACCACAGCACCGGTGCGACAGTTTGCCCAATACCGGGGATGAAATAGAGAAGCAATAGCACAATCGCGCGTGGCAGGTAATACGCCAGCTTTTGGATCTCACGCTTCATAATCCGGGGGACATCTTTGGCGATGCCGAGCATGCCGCTGTCCGGCAGCGTCTGGCCGGTTAATTTAGCTTCCAACTGCTCCGCCAATAAGCCGTTAAACGGTGCGGCGATAAAATTGGCGATAGTACTGAATAGGTAGCTGAATACCAGCAGGATGGAGAGGACGGCGAGTGGCCAAATGAGGTAGCTGAGCCATTGCAGCCAGCTCGGAATGTGGCTCATGAGCTGAGGAATCCAATCATTCAACTGGGTGAAAAGCCACCAAAAAGCACCGCCCATCAGCACGATGTTCATGAGCAAGGGAAGAATGACGAAACGCCGGATGCCCGGCAGTGAGATCAAACGCCATCCAGCAAGAAAATAGTGTATGCCGCTGCGAACCTGGCCTGCGGTGTTGCCGTAAGACGGTTTTTCGAAAGACATAGTGACAATATACTCAGTCATTTGTTTGTTGAGGCATCATATCGGGATGATCTTATGCTGACTAGCCCGCATTTGGATGAAAAAACAGCAAAAAAGTGCGTTGTATCTATCTTTATTGTCATAAAGTACCGTGCAGGCTTGCACTTGTGTACTCAGGCAAATAGAGTTAGTAGTATAAGTATTTGCCGTGGTGGCAATGTATTGTTAGAACAATTGGGATAGCAATGATGCAGGACTTGCGTCTGATATTAATCGTTGTTGGCGCGATCGCTATAATAGCGCTTTTACTTCACGGCTTGTGGACTAGCCGTAAAGAGCGCTCGTCCCTTTTTCGTGACCGCCCGGTTAAACGCGCAAAGAAAGCGCGTGATGAAACGCCGCTTGACGAGCTGGATGAAGGCGTTGGCGAGGTTCGCGTGAAGGGTGCGCGTCCGCAACAGAATGAACCCTCATTTGGTAGCGCGTCATTTGATAACTCTTCGTTTGATAACCGGCCATTTGATAGTCAATCATTTGATAACAGCAGTGCACGTGAAGACGTTCGCCCAGAGGCGAAATCGCCGTTCGAGCACCTGTCTCCCGTTTCTTCTTACGATCCTTTACTGGATGAAGCCACGCCAGTGGATTCTCCGCGGCGTGGCGATAGCAACCCGCAGGTTGTCAGTCCCAGAGAAACGCCAAGCCTAGCCCAGTCGAACATTGATACGCCGCGTGAGTCATTTGCCTATGATGCGCCGCAGCAGCCTGCTGCACATTCGTTGCATGAGAAGGTTCAGCCTGCGCAGCCTCAGCAACCTGCTGAACCTGTCGAACCCGCAGCGGCAAAAGAAGCGGTTCTGGTGCTGCACGTCGTGGCGCACCAGGGCGGTGTTATTGGTGGCGAACTGCTGTTGCAAAGCCTGCTTCAGGCCGGTTTCCAGTTTGGTGAAATGAACATTTTCCATCGTCATGTAAACCCAGCGGGTGCCGGCCCGGTGTTGTTCAGCCTGGCGAATATGGTGAAACCCGGTTCGTTTAATGTGGACGCGATGTCCGAATTCTCGACGCCCGGCGTGTCCATTTTCATGATGGTGCCGTCTTATGGCGACGCCAGCCAGAACTTTAAACTGATGTTACAGTCTGCCCAGCGTATTGCTGATGATGTTGGCGGCGTGGTGCAGGATGATGAACGTCGCATGATGACACCACAGAAGGTTGAATCCTACAAAGCCCGCATTCGCGATGTGCTGAAAGCCAACGCCTGATAGCACACTTGTGTGAACCTATAAAAGTATGTGACAGCGTCAAAAGCGTAGGCGAAAGCATAAAG
The genomic region above belongs to Pectobacterium colocasium and contains:
- the crr gene encoding PTS glucose transporter subunit IIA — its product is MGLFDKLKSLVSDDKKDTGSIEIIAPLSGEIVNIEDVPDVVFAEKIVGDGIAIKPTGNKIVAPVDGTIGKIFETNHAFSIESDSGIELFVHFGIDTVELKGEGFKRIAEEGQRVKKGDLVIEFDLALLEEKAKSTLTPVVISNMDEIKELTKLSGTVVVGETPVIRIKK
- the ptsI gene encoding phosphoenolpyruvate-protein phosphotransferase PtsI, yielding MISGILVSPGIAFGKALLLKEDEIIINRKKISADQVEQEIERFLTGRSKASAQLEAIKKKAGETLGAEKEAIFEGHIMLLEDEEFEQEIIALIKDEQASADAAAFSVIENQAKALEELDDEYLKERAADMRDIGKRLLRNILNMTIVDLGDIQDEVILVATDLTPSETAQLNLDKVLGFITDLGGRTSHTSIMARSLELPAIVGTTNVTQQVKNGDYLILDAVNNQIYQNPTAEKIEELKAIQQQYSAEKYELAKLKDLPAITLDGHQVEVCANIGTVRDVAGAERNGAEGVGLYRTEFLFMDRDSLPTEEEQFQAYKAVAEAVGAQAVIVRTMDIGGDKDLPYMNLPKEENPFLGWRAIRICLDRKEILHAQLRAILRASSFGKLRIMFPMIISVEEVRELKAELAMLKAQLREEGKAFDESIEVGVMVETPAAAAIAPHLAKEVDFFSIGTNDLTQYTLAVDRGNELISHLYNPMSPAVLTLIKQVIDASHAEGKWTGMCGELAGDERATLLLLGMGLDEFSMSAISIPSIKKIIRNANYEDAKALAEQALAQPTAQELSNLVSRFIKEKTLC
- the cysZ gene encoding sulfate transporter CysZ, with translation MSFEKPSYGNTAGQVRSGIHYFLAGWRLISLPGIRRFVILPLLMNIVLMGGAFWWLFTQLNDWIPQLMSHIPSWLQWLSYLIWPLAVLSILLVFSYLFSTIANFIAAPFNGLLAEQLEAKLTGQTLPDSGMLGIAKDVPRIMKREIQKLAYYLPRAIVLLLLYFIPGIGQTVAPVLWFLFSAWMLAIQYCDYPFDNHKVGFSTMRQALRRHKVANMQFGALVSLFTLVPFLNLVIMPVAVCGATQLWVDRYRDLSATLPKKAP
- the cysK gene encoding cysteine synthase A translates to MSKIYEDNSFTIGHTPLVRLNRIGNGRILAKVESRNPSFSVKCRIGANLIWDAEKRGVLKPGIELVEPTSGNTGIALAYVAAARGYKLTLTMPETMSIERRKLLKALGANLVLTEGAKGMKGAIAKAEEIVASDPSRYLLLQQFSNPANPEIHEKTTGPEIWEDTDGQVDVFISGVGTGGTLTGVSRYIKNTKGKAIISVAVEPTDSPVITQALAGEELKPGPHKIQGIGAGFIPGNLDLKLIDRVEKITNEEAISTARRLMEEEGILAGISSGAAVAAALNLLKEKEFDGKTIVVILPSSGERYLSTALFADLFTEQELQQ
- the zipA gene encoding cell division protein ZipA, with protein sequence MMQDLRLILIVVGAIAIIALLLHGLWTSRKERSSLFRDRPVKRAKKARDETPLDELDEGVGEVRVKGARPQQNEPSFGSASFDNSSFDNRPFDSQSFDNSSAREDVRPEAKSPFEHLSPVSSYDPLLDEATPVDSPRRGDSNPQVVSPRETPSLAQSNIDTPRESFAYDAPQQPAAHSLHEKVQPAQPQQPAEPVEPAAAKEAVLVLHVVAHQGGVIGGELLLQSLLQAGFQFGEMNIFHRHVNPAGAGPVLFSLANMVKPGSFNVDAMSEFSTPGVSIFMMVPSYGDASQNFKLMLQSAQRIADDVGGVVQDDERRMMTPQKVESYKARIRDVLKANA
- the ptsH gene encoding phosphocarrier protein Hpr produces the protein MFQQEVTITAPNGLHTRPAAQFVKEAKGFASEITVTSNGKSASAKSLFKLQTLGLTQGTVVTIAAEGEDEQKAVEHLVKLMAELE